Proteins found in one Thermaerobacter subterraneus DSM 13965 genomic segment:
- a CDS encoding CocE/NonD family hydrolase, producing the protein MAWLGDTPQPSVASNGSPSSRSSLFSNRDPSRPVYPVRHEFNVRVPMRDGITLSADIYRPDAPGRFPVVLARTPYNKNSQRAWHYGNFFAKHGYVFVWMDVRGRGDSEGEFVPYRNDARDGYDAIEWLASQPWSTGDVATWGGSYLGRIQWLTALEKPPHLKAMIVHVTPSDPYVEWPTGTPGPMHVCWNRMTDGRVLQYVDKIDWMKVYEHMPLLTMDEAAGFVSRHWREDCAHPTLDEWWEPLRYQHRFHEIDLPVLHVSGWYDDEQIGTPLNFAGMVRQAPSERARRGQKLIMGPWGHQVNASRKLGEVDFGPDAVIDLDGYELRWLDYWLKGIDNGIGDEPPVSLFIMGANYWRDEYEWPLARTQWTKFYLRSGGRANSRFGDGVLSIEPPATDEPPDVYLYDPARPVPFITDPLCRFEIPLWSTLATAHAGRPGMATAEC; encoded by the coding sequence TTGGCCTGGCTTGGTGATACGCCCCAACCCTCCGTGGCTTCCAACGGGTCGCCGTCGTCCCGGTCGTCCCTCTTCAGTAATCGGGATCCATCCCGTCCTGTTTACCCCGTTCGCCACGAGTTCAACGTCCGCGTTCCCATGCGGGACGGAATCACCCTCTCCGCGGACATCTATCGCCCCGATGCCCCGGGCCGCTTCCCCGTGGTCCTGGCCCGGACGCCGTACAACAAGAATTCGCAGCGGGCCTGGCATTACGGGAACTTCTTTGCCAAGCACGGCTATGTTTTCGTCTGGATGGACGTGCGCGGGCGGGGGGACTCGGAGGGGGAGTTCGTCCCTTACCGTAACGACGCCCGGGACGGTTACGACGCCATCGAATGGCTGGCTAGCCAGCCCTGGTCCACGGGTGACGTGGCCACCTGGGGTGGCTCCTATCTTGGCCGCATCCAGTGGCTCACTGCCCTGGAGAAGCCGCCGCACCTGAAGGCGATGATCGTCCACGTGACGCCGTCGGACCCCTACGTGGAGTGGCCCACGGGCACGCCCGGGCCTATGCACGTGTGCTGGAACCGCATGACCGATGGCCGGGTTCTTCAGTACGTGGACAAGATCGACTGGATGAAGGTCTACGAGCACATGCCGCTCTTGACCATGGACGAGGCGGCGGGGTTCGTCAGCCGGCACTGGCGGGAGGACTGCGCCCACCCCACGCTGGACGAGTGGTGGGAGCCCCTGCGCTACCAGCACCGCTTCCACGAGATCGACCTGCCGGTGCTGCACGTCTCGGGCTGGTACGACGACGAGCAGATCGGCACGCCCCTGAACTTTGCCGGCATGGTGCGGCAGGCCCCCAGCGAGCGGGCCCGGCGCGGACAGAAGCTGATCATGGGGCCCTGGGGGCACCAGGTGAATGCCAGCCGCAAGCTGGGCGAGGTGGACTTCGGCCCTGACGCCGTGATCGACCTGGACGGCTACGAGCTGCGCTGGCTGGATTACTGGCTCAAGGGCATCGACAACGGCATCGGCGACGAGCCGCCGGTCAGCCTGTTCATCATGGGCGCCAACTACTGGCGGGACGAGTACGAGTGGCCCCTGGCCCGCACCCAGTGGACCAAGTTCTACCTGCGCAGCGGCGGCCGGGCCAACAGCCGCTTCGGCGACGGCGTGCTCTCCATCGAGCCGCCAGCGACGGACGAGCCGCCGGACGTCTACCTCTATGACCCGGCCCGGCCGGTGCCCTTCATCACCGACCCGCTGTGCCGGTTCGAGATCCCCCTTTGGAGTACCCTCGCTACGGCTCATGCCGGGCGTCCTGGTATGGCGACCGCTGAATGCTGA
- a CDS encoding glycosyltransferase family 4 protein: MDHANGWGLARGYAAEHGFRRGSTLAAIPARFLTPPARQATRWRTAADLLNEHRWKRFYGQTRFGFNVTLPQEGYLNFGPWPLPAAGVLAGLLAAGGDRWLWRRGARRSCPSGGPPGQHRHQHWVRGMPGVARPPATSRSEGGASQGFRTGARLTVASARRLHPGIPPVLPGGPGWVYAVCALFAAGGFVKEPGATLQWTLAYLFLGGAVDLAARAVTRAAAPRTKGVVILRSNPVAPDPRVERVARTLARGGFKVTVVGWDREGAFPELEGTPFGILVRLRTPGRYGGGTRNLPALLRWQLHLVYWLLFHRRYYSMIHACDFDTLVPALLVKLLLGKRVVYDIFDWCADTVRGLPGFLRRCLARVDRWLLGWADAVILADDNRLPQLGKARPRRLEIVYNSPDWDPKDVIRGLPPWRGLRLAYIGLLQADRGLLELLEVMRRHPEWELDLGGFGAEEYLIRKAAAALPNVRFRGRVPHHRCMEVYVRADVLLATYDPSVPNYRYSSPNKLFEAMRLGKPIVVAEGTGIDRRVKAWELGYVVPYGDTDSLETALQDAAGWTGEERRAFAVRARRIYDEHFSWRIMSQRLLGLYDDMLTSIAPPTSSP; encoded by the coding sequence TTGGACCACGCTAACGGGTGGGGCCTGGCCCGGGGCTATGCGGCCGAGCACGGGTTCCGCCGCGGGTCGACCCTGGCCGCCATCCCGGCCCGGTTCCTGACTCCTCCCGCCCGGCAGGCTACCCGCTGGCGGACGGCCGCCGACCTGCTCAACGAGCACCGGTGGAAGCGCTTCTACGGGCAGACCCGCTTCGGTTTCAACGTGACCCTGCCCCAGGAGGGCTACCTGAACTTCGGGCCCTGGCCGTTGCCCGCGGCGGGGGTCCTGGCGGGGCTGCTGGCGGCCGGGGGCGACCGGTGGCTCTGGCGCCGCGGGGCCAGGAGAAGTTGTCCCTCCGGCGGGCCGCCGGGACAGCACCGACATCAGCACTGGGTCCGCGGCATGCCCGGCGTAGCCCGGCCCCCTGCGACCAGCCGGAGCGAAGGAGGGGCTTCCCAAGGCTTCAGGACAGGCGCCCGCCTGACGGTGGCCAGTGCGAGGCGCCTGCACCCCGGCATCCCGCCTGTGTTGCCTGGTGGACCCGGCTGGGTCTACGCGGTCTGCGCCCTCTTCGCCGCGGGCGGCTTCGTCAAGGAGCCCGGGGCGACGCTGCAGTGGACCCTAGCATACCTCTTCCTGGGCGGGGCGGTGGACCTCGCCGCCCGGGCCGTGACACGGGCGGCCGCTCCCCGAACGAAGGGAGTGGTGATCCTGAGGTCCAATCCCGTGGCACCCGACCCCCGGGTGGAGCGGGTCGCCCGGACCCTGGCCCGCGGGGGTTTTAAGGTTACGGTGGTGGGGTGGGACCGGGAGGGCGCCTTCCCGGAACTAGAGGGGACCCCCTTTGGCATACTGGTGCGCCTGCGCACGCCAGGCCGCTACGGTGGGGGAACGCGCAACTTGCCGGCCCTGCTGCGCTGGCAGTTGCATCTCGTGTACTGGCTCCTGTTCCACCGCCGGTACTATTCGATGATCCACGCCTGCGATTTCGATACGCTGGTGCCCGCCCTGCTGGTGAAGCTCCTCCTGGGGAAGCGGGTGGTCTACGACATCTTCGACTGGTGCGCCGACACGGTGCGGGGACTGCCTGGATTCCTGCGCCGTTGCCTGGCCCGGGTGGATCGCTGGCTCCTGGGGTGGGCTGACGCCGTGATCCTGGCGGACGACAACCGCCTCCCCCAGCTGGGGAAGGCCCGCCCTCGCCGGCTGGAGATCGTCTATAACAGCCCGGATTGGGATCCGAAGGATGTGATTCGGGGGCTGCCGCCCTGGCGGGGGCTCCGCCTGGCATACATCGGCCTGCTGCAGGCCGATCGGGGACTGCTGGAACTCCTTGAGGTCATGCGCCGGCACCCGGAGTGGGAACTGGACCTGGGCGGGTTCGGGGCGGAGGAATACCTGATCCGGAAGGCGGCTGCGGCCTTGCCCAACGTTCGTTTCCGTGGGCGCGTGCCCCATCACCGCTGCATGGAGGTCTACGTCCGGGCCGACGTGTTGCTGGCTACCTACGACCCGTCCGTCCCCAATTACCGGTACTCCAGCCCCAACAAGCTGTTTGAGGCTATGCGGCTGGGGAAGCCCATCGTGGTGGCAGAAGGCACCGGGATCGACCGGCGGGTCAAAGCCTGGGAGTTGGGGTACGTGGTGCCCTACGGTGACACGGACAGCCTGGAGACCGCCCTGCAGGATGCCGCTGGGTGGACGGGAGAGGAGAGGCGGGCCTTCGCGGTCCGAGCGCGCCGGATTTACGACGAGCATTTCTCGTGGAGGATCATGTCACAGCGTTTGCTAGGCTTGTATGATGACATGCTCACGTCAATCGCGCCCCCGACAAGTTCCCCGTAA
- a CDS encoding CpsD/CapB family tyrosine-protein kinase, translated as MAEAFGAEHQNLALRYRSSGSERFRAADEGHEAGFLGGLQSHSPAVEAYRLVRTNLQYLAVDKPLRSIMITSGLPGEGKSLTAANLALSFANAGKATVLVDADMRRPVQSALFGLPNVYGLSAVLAGSCTLEEALQPVPRAKNLWVLPAGPTPPNPAELLGSRRAQELFTGLINDYEVVIYDTPPPGMVADPLVLAPQVDGVILVVSAENSDYVQSQKAKEALEKVGARILGVILNDVPLKRMGYYARYYRRR; from the coding sequence TTGGCGGAAGCTTTCGGAGCTGAGCACCAAAACCTGGCTTTACGGTACCGGTCGAGCGGCTCGGAGCGGTTCCGTGCTGCGGATGAAGGTCACGAAGCCGGCTTTTTGGGCGGGCTACAGTCGCATTCCCCGGCCGTGGAGGCCTACCGGCTCGTCCGTACGAATCTGCAGTACCTAGCAGTAGACAAGCCGCTTCGTAGTATCATGATCACCAGCGGACTGCCGGGGGAAGGTAAGTCTCTGACTGCCGCGAACCTGGCTTTGAGCTTCGCCAACGCCGGGAAAGCAACCGTTCTCGTCGATGCAGACATGCGGCGGCCGGTGCAGTCGGCACTGTTCGGGCTGCCGAACGTGTATGGCCTCTCCGCGGTCCTTGCTGGTTCCTGCACCCTGGAAGAGGCGCTGCAGCCTGTGCCCCGTGCCAAGAACCTGTGGGTCCTGCCCGCCGGTCCGACACCGCCCAACCCGGCAGAGCTGCTGGGGTCACGTCGCGCCCAGGAGCTATTCACCGGGCTGATCAATGATTATGAGGTCGTGATCTATGATACTCCGCCGCCAGGTATGGTGGCGGATCCCCTGGTACTGGCACCGCAGGTGGATGGCGTGATTCTGGTGGTCAGTGCCGAGAACTCTGACTACGTGCAGTCTCAGAAGGCTAAGGAGGCTCTGGAGAAGGTCGGCGCCCGCATTCTGGGGGTCATCCTGAACGACGTGCCACTCAAGCGGATGGGTTATTACGCCCGTTATTACCGGCGGCGCTGA
- a CDS encoding glycosyltransferase family 2 protein codes for MVRALSVLIATRNRPDALRYCLSSVARQARPPGWNVEVVVLDDAPEISAREVAESFSESLPIRYVRTDARLGVSGARNRLAEEAKGSVLVVLDDDAAFVDDDALVQVVNALDRDSSIGLIAFYIYDDPGGTLHVPFSRLAIRRDPNIVSQEGYVSYFNGGGYAVRRAVLNAVGLYGADMKYGCEELDLAFRLIETGWTILYNPRIKVRHCVATSSYSREWKAFYGLRNHLWVGRRYLPLPYRVVYLVSWIVYMGSELMVRYRRPDMVWVAIKEGIGAPQPRRILSRRAMKYLRQHYGRLWW; via the coding sequence ATGGTAAGGGCTTTGTCGGTGTTAATCGCTACGAGGAATCGTCCTGATGCGCTAAGGTACTGTCTTTCTAGTGTTGCTCGGCAGGCACGTCCGCCAGGTTGGAATGTAGAGGTAGTGGTGCTAGATGATGCGCCAGAAATTAGTGCTCGCGAGGTCGCTGAAAGTTTTTCGGAGAGTTTACCTATACGATATGTACGTACCGACGCTCGGTTGGGGGTTTCTGGAGCACGTAATCGTCTGGCTGAGGAAGCAAAGGGCTCTGTATTAGTCGTACTAGACGATGACGCAGCATTTGTCGATGATGATGCGCTGGTGCAGGTTGTTAATGCGCTTGACCGCGACAGCTCTATTGGTCTTATTGCATTCTACATTTACGACGATCCAGGTGGCACGTTACACGTGCCGTTTTCGAGGCTAGCGATACGGCGGGATCCGAATATCGTCAGTCAGGAAGGGTATGTTTCCTATTTCAACGGTGGAGGTTATGCCGTTCGGCGTGCCGTTTTGAATGCTGTGGGATTGTATGGTGCGGACATGAAGTATGGATGCGAAGAGTTGGACTTAGCATTTCGGCTAATCGAAACCGGATGGACTATCCTTTATAATCCCAGAATTAAGGTTCGGCATTGCGTGGCCACGAGCAGTTATTCAAGAGAATGGAAAGCATTCTATGGCTTGCGCAATCATCTGTGGGTTGGTAGAAGGTACCTACCGCTTCCTTATAGAGTAGTGTACCTGGTGTCATGGATAGTCTATATGGGTTCCGAATTGATGGTTCGGTACCGACGACCAGACATGGTTTGGGTAGCAATTAAAGAGGGGATTGGTGCCCCGCAACCCAGGCGTATTCTGTCTAGAAGGGCAATGAAATACTTAAGGCAGCATTATGGAAGGCTATGGTGGTAA
- a CDS encoding YveK family protein has protein sequence MSWEVGDASVSVGDLMSPIFRRWRTVALLVVFSILVAVVRIIIVTPEFEAKARLIVLAPNEAVTDLQTLQLYRNLVPAYQEILSSRRVMVAVLQELKLDWSPSEYRRRVRIEAHEESQTLDVVVRAGSPAESAWIATAAAQVMTRVAADVMQEERLVLLDPAAPPEKPVTPRPVLELVLASVLGLMVGTGVIFALEMFDRRIRDEVAVERRLGLPVLGVIPHIDL, from the coding sequence TTGAGTTGGGAAGTTGGGGATGCCAGTGTTTCGGTTGGCGACTTGATGTCGCCCATATTCCGGCGCTGGCGAACCGTGGCGCTATTGGTAGTCTTCTCTATTCTGGTGGCGGTGGTGCGAATCATAATTGTTACGCCCGAGTTCGAAGCCAAGGCCCGGCTCATCGTCCTGGCTCCTAACGAGGCGGTCACGGATTTGCAAACGTTGCAACTGTACCGCAACTTGGTCCCGGCCTATCAGGAAATCCTGTCCAGTCGGAGGGTTATGGTTGCTGTTCTACAAGAGCTCAAGCTAGATTGGTCCCCGAGTGAGTACCGAAGGAGGGTTCGGATTGAAGCACACGAGGAATCACAAACGTTGGATGTCGTGGTTCGGGCAGGGTCGCCCGCAGAATCGGCCTGGATCGCCACCGCCGCGGCACAGGTTATGACGCGTGTGGCGGCGGACGTTATGCAGGAAGAGCGGCTCGTCCTGCTCGATCCCGCGGCACCGCCGGAGAAGCCCGTGACTCCGCGGCCAGTGCTAGAGCTTGTGCTGGCGTCGGTGTTAGGCCTCATGGTGGGGACCGGAGTTATCTTTGCGTTGGAGATGTTCGACCGCCGCATCAGGGACGAGGTTGCCGTCGAAAGGCGACTTGGCTTGCCCGTCCTCGGCGTGATCCCGCATATTGACCTGTAG
- a CDS encoding glycosyltransferase → MVERIALFIPNLGGAGAERVFVHLARGFTESGVTVDLVVLDGNGPMREYLAPGVRLIELNVRRTLLAIRPLVRYLNEVRPSILISALDHANIVALLARRMAKSECKVVVTEHSTLSIHSKNARNLQGRVMPMLVRRFYAEADAIVAVSEGVKRDLLAHGLPEDKTYVIYNPVVTPEMELLMRESVDHPWFQDDQDIPVVIGAGRLTKAKDFPNLIRAFAKSCRKTPMRLVILGEGEERPQLEALVHELRLESSVWLAGFVSNPYKYFARADLFVLSSRWEGFAMVLVEALAAGLPVVSTDCPHGPREILAGGVYGRLVPVGDAEALSDAMLSALSEDHNRSVLIERAQEFSYQAAVTRYLELIQMLVGE, encoded by the coding sequence ATGGTGGAGCGCATAGCTCTGTTCATACCGAACCTTGGAGGAGCTGGTGCGGAACGAGTATTTGTACACTTGGCCCGCGGCTTCACGGAGAGCGGTGTAACGGTAGATTTAGTTGTCCTTGATGGAAATGGTCCAATGCGCGAATATCTGGCCCCGGGTGTACGGCTGATCGAGTTGAATGTCCGGCGAACCTTATTGGCAATAAGGCCGCTGGTACGATACCTTAACGAAGTCAGGCCAAGCATATTGATTTCGGCGTTGGACCACGCCAACATCGTGGCTTTGTTGGCGCGTCGTATGGCGAAGAGTGAGTGTAAGGTGGTCGTGACCGAGCATAGCACGCTCTCAATTCATTCGAAAAATGCGAGAAATTTGCAGGGACGTGTCATGCCAATGCTTGTTCGGCGATTCTATGCCGAAGCGGATGCTATTGTGGCGGTATCGGAGGGGGTGAAGAGGGATTTATTGGCTCATGGGTTGCCTGAGGATAAGACGTATGTGATTTACAATCCCGTCGTAACTCCCGAGATGGAGTTATTAATGAGGGAATCCGTAGATCACCCATGGTTTCAGGACGACCAGGACATCCCGGTGGTAATAGGGGCCGGCCGCCTTACGAAAGCGAAGGACTTTCCGAACCTGATTAGAGCATTTGCAAAGAGTTGTCGGAAAACGCCTATGAGACTAGTGATTCTCGGTGAAGGTGAGGAACGCCCGCAACTTGAGGCCCTTGTTCACGAGTTGCGGCTCGAGTCATCTGTATGGTTGGCTGGCTTTGTTTCGAACCCATATAAATATTTTGCACGTGCAGATTTGTTCGTGTTGTCTTCCAGATGGGAAGGATTCGCCATGGTGCTGGTAGAGGCGTTGGCGGCCGGTCTCCCCGTTGTGTCAACAGATTGTCCTCACGGTCCACGCGAGATTTTAGCTGGGGGCGTCTATGGTAGGCTTGTGCCTGTTGGAGACGCCGAAGCTCTGAGTGATGCGATGCTCAGTGCCTTGAGTGAAGATCATAATAGGTCTGTGTTGATTGAGCGTGCTCAGGAGTTTTCGTATCAAGCGGCAGTGACGAGGTACCTTGAACTGATTCAAATGCTAGTCGGTGAATGA
- a CDS encoding glycosyltransferase family 2 protein, whose translation MMHKMPTVSVLMTVYNGERYLPDALESLRNQTFRDFEVVIVDDGSTDRSREIIQSYIERDKRFRMICAQRVGRAAALNLGLRHCRGIFVAVNDADDISVNNRLEVQVEFLRSNPNVVLVGGWAELIDENGRILGRRCPPEGGWRIKSLLSLGNPIVHSTVMYRREILSLIGGFDETLSCAIDYDAIERCMRYGPVSCLPVIVARHRRHKGQYFRGSIAAQMRFRTAAKTAVRIAWNHATWMVPLSIMIYIGAFAPLSSPFMRVAQCIHTRMVHGRHAG comes from the coding sequence ATGATGCACAAGATGCCCACTGTGAGTGTGCTCATGACTGTTTATAATGGTGAAAGGTATTTACCAGATGCCCTTGAGTCGTTGAGGAATCAGACCTTTCGTGACTTTGAAGTAGTAATCGTCGACGATGGATCGACGGACCGGTCCAGAGAAATCATCCAATCCTATATCGAAAGAGACAAACGTTTCAGGATGATATGCGCTCAGCGCGTGGGGCGGGCCGCTGCGTTGAATCTGGGGCTGCGACACTGTCGTGGGATTTTTGTTGCCGTCAACGACGCGGATGATATATCTGTGAACAATCGCCTCGAAGTTCAGGTGGAATTTTTGCGTAGCAATCCCAATGTTGTATTGGTAGGCGGATGGGCTGAACTGATTGACGAAAATGGTCGTATCCTTGGAAGGCGGTGCCCGCCCGAAGGTGGTTGGCGCATTAAGAGCCTGCTTTCTTTGGGAAATCCTATTGTTCACTCCACAGTAATGTATCGACGGGAGATATTGTCATTGATTGGTGGTTTTGATGAGACGTTAAGCTGTGCAATTGATTACGATGCCATCGAGCGGTGTATGCGATACGGGCCAGTGTCGTGCTTACCTGTAATCGTAGCGCGGCACCGTCGCCACAAGGGTCAATACTTCCGCGGCAGTATTGCTGCACAAATGCGTTTTCGAACAGCAGCCAAGACTGCTGTTCGAATTGCGTGGAATCATGCGACATGGATGGTGCCGTTGTCCATCATGATATATATTGGGGCCTTCGCACCTTTAAGTTCTCCGTTCATGCGCGTTGCTCAATGCATTCATACACGCATGGTACACGGACGGCACGCCGGTTAG